A stretch of the Tachysurus vachellii isolate PV-2020 chromosome 26, HZAU_Pvac_v1, whole genome shotgun sequence genome encodes the following:
- the LOC132840862 gene encoding uncharacterized protein LOC132840862 isoform X2, whose translation MVGKQVRRTDEGLIMMQELEDRLKEQIDKLEHIRLSAADLKEHLSGISGDLRQSISHHVDWLHHITQRVETLHVNMSVFVQMNSRPRVFRERQQSFRNSSHTGRGHLGRGHLGHGHLGDDAQSEFGWSPFRTRRNSDAASEMSCAW comes from the exons ATGGTAGGCAAACAGGTGAGAAGAACGGATGAAGGTCTGATAATGATGCAGGAGCTGGAGGATCGCCTGAAGGAGCAGATCGACAAACTGGAACACATCCGACTCTCTGCAGCAGATCTGAAAGAACACCTATCCGGG aTCAGTGGAGATCTGCGTCAGTCCATCAGTCACCACGTGGACTGGTTACATCACATAACACAGAGAGTGGAAACACTCCACGTCAACATGTCCGTCTTCGTCCAG atgaaCTCCAGGCCTCGAGTTTtcagagagagacaacagagcTTCAGAAACTCCTCACACACGGGGCGTGGTCATCTGGGGCGTGGTCACCTAGGGCATGGTCACCTGGGTGACGACGCCCAATCGGAATTTGGCTGGTCTCCGTTTCGCACAAGGCGAAACAGTGACGCTGCTTCCGAGATGTCGTGCGCCTGGTGA
- the LOC132840862 gene encoding uncharacterized protein LOC132840862 isoform X1, with amino-acid sequence MALLIISGDFNHAPPSSTLPTFTQYISCHTRDKKTLDLFYAISKEAYTSAPLPPLGRSDHNLVYLQPVYKPLVCRQPAASRTVRTWSDETTEALKDCFETTMWEELCNPHGEDIDNLTDCVENTVPTRTVRCFPNNKLWINPDIKTLGPQYVRTRDCESEMVVCNTGAPQGTVPLVPFLFTVYTADFMFSSATYHLQKFSDDSAIVGLITDDDDREYRGLIQNFVPVELPVGKTKELVVDFRRHKQTSLPPVNIQGKDIVRVGSYKYMGVHLNRKLDWTDNTKAIY; translated from the coding sequence ATGGCCCTTCTCATTATCTCTGGAGACTTTAATCATGCCCCTCCATCCTCCACTCTGCCCACATTCACCCAGTACATTTCATGCCACACcagagacaaaaaaacactGGATTTATTTTATGCAATCTCAAAGGAGGCTTACACTTCAGCTCCCCTCCCCCCCTTGGGAAGATCGGATCACAACCTGGTTTATCTCCAACCTGTGTACAAACCCCTTGTATGCAGGCAACCAGCTGCCTCCCGCACAGTGAGGacatggtctgatgagaccactGAGGCTCTGAAAGACTGTTTTGAAACAACTATGTGGGAGGAATTGTGCAATCCTCATGGAGAGGATATCGACAATCTAACAGACTGTGTGGAGAATACTGTACCTACCAGGACTGTACGGTGTTTTCCCAACAACAAACTATGGATCAACCCTGATATAAAGACTCTCGGACCACAGTATGTGAGGACTCGTGACTGTGAGTCTGAGATGGTTGTCTGCAACACTGGAGCCCCGCAGGGAACCGTTCCTCTGGTCCCGTTCCTCTTCACCGTATACACTGCAGACTTCATGTTCAGCTCAGCAACCTATCACCTGCAGAAGTTCTCTGATGACTCTGCCATCGTCGGTCTgatcacagatgatgatgacagggaGTACAGAGGACTGATCCAGAACTTTGTGCCAGTGGAGCTGCCTGTGGGGAAAACCAAAgaactggtggtggatttccgTAGGCACAAACAAACTTCATTACCACCAGTGAACATTCAGGGAAAGGACATTGTGAGAGTAGGCTCTTACAAGTACAtgggtgttcatctgaacagaaaactggactggacagacaacACCAAGGCAATCTATTAG
- the si:dkey-251i10.1 gene encoding ADP/ATP translocase 2, whose amino-acid sequence MSETAISFAKDFLAGGIAAAISKTAVAPIERVKLLLQVQHASKQITVDKQYKGIMDCVVRIPKEQGFLSFWRGNLANVIRYFPTQALNFAFKDKYKQIFLDGVDKRKQFWRYFAGNLASGGAAGATSLCFVYPLDFARTRLAADVGKAGAEREFSGLGNCLAKVFKSDGLKGLYQGFNVSVQGIIIYRAAYFGIYDTAKGMMPDPKNTHIVVSWMIAQTVTAVAGLTSYPFDTVRRRMMMQSGRKGADIMYTGTIDCWKKIARDEGSKAFFKGAWSNVLRGMGGAFVLVLYDELKKYM is encoded by the exons ATGAGTGAGACCGCAATTTCGTTTGCCAAGGACTTTTTGGCCGGAGGCATCGCTGCTGCCATCTCGAAGACTGCTGTCGCTCCCATTGAGAGAGTCAAACTGCTCCTTCAG gtccAACATGCCAGCAAGCAGATCACAGTCGATAAGCAGTACAAGGGCATTATGGACTGTGTGGTGCGTATCCCCAAGGAACAAGGCTTCCTGTCATTCTGGAGAGGCAACTTGGCCAACGTGATCCGGTACTTCCCTACGCAGGCCCTCAACTTCGCCTTCAAGGACAAGTACAAGCAGATCTTCCTTGATGGCGTGGACAAGCGCAAGCAGTTCTGGCGCTACTTTGCTGGAAACCTGGCGTCCGGCGGTGCTGCAGGTGCCACCTCACTCTGCTTTGTCTACCCTCTCGATTTCGCCCGAACCCGTCTGGCTGCCGATGTGGGCAAAGCCGGCGCAGAGAGAGAGTTCTCCGGTCTTGGCAACTGCCTGGCAAAGGTGTTCAAGTCTGATGGCCTCAAGGGGCTGTACCAGGGCTTCAACGTGTCTGTGCAGGGAATCATCATCTACAGAGCGGCATACTTCGGCATCTACGACACCGCCAAGG GTATGATGCCTGACCCTAAGAACACCCACATTGTCGTGAGCTGGATGATCGCGCAGACTGTAACCGCCGTCGCTGGTCTCACGTCCTACCCATTCGACACGGTCAGGCGTCGTATGATGATGCAGTCTGGCCGCAAAGGAG CTGACATCATGTACACCGGCACCATCGACTGCTGGAAGAAGATCGCACGTGACGAAGGGTCAAAGGCCTTTTTCAAGGGCGCTTGGTCCAACGTGCTCCGTGGCATGGGAGGCGCCTTTGTTCTCGTCCTGTACGACGAGCTCAAGAAATACATGTAA
- the si:dkey-251i10.2 gene encoding putative defense protein Hdd11 produces MQPVLFVTVWLVVLSPVTGYPTGAPVARCVDMTPGHNVPSQSSPSPYTIVISTTTFTTNQSIRVTIQGPAYLGLLLQAQSTNTDAVGTWGTPPPNTQYLACSNNSQSAITHSNKISKNSETTYTWIPPDSIQSAFIRATVVANRTTFWVNITSERLSRGAAAEVKMAITPVVFLTLLTSLAFQ; encoded by the exons ATGCAGCCCGTGCTTTTTGTCACCGTTTGGCTCGTCGTGTTGTCGCCTGTAACAGGATATCCGACCGGTGCTCCGGTCGCCAGATGTGTAGATATGACCCCTGGACACAACGTCCCTTCACAGTCGAGCCCCTCACCTTACACCATCGTGATCAGCACCACCACCTTCACCACAAATCAGTCAATCAGAG taaCTATTCAGGGCCCGGCGTACCTCGGTTTGCTCCTGCAGGCTCAATCGACCAACACAGATGCTGTGGGGACCTGGGGCACACCACCACCCAACACACAGTACTTAGcg tgCTCAAACAACAGTCAAAGTGCCATCACACACTCCAACAAAATCAGTAAGAACAGCGAGACCACCTACACCTGGATTCCTCCTGATTCCATCCAAAGCGCCTTCATCAG GGCCACTGTAGTCGCAAACAGAACCACTTTTTGGGTAAACATCACATCAGAAAGGCTGAGCAGAG GTGCAGCAGCTGAGGTCAAGATGGCCATCACACCCGTCGTGTTTCTCACCTTACTGACGTCGCTGGCGTTCCAGTAG